catagacatctacaacggtaatggccacccaccttgagatataagttctaagggtctcagtatagttacaacggctgccccacccttcaaaccgaaacgcattactgcttcacgacagaaataggcagggtagtggtacctagccgcgcggaattacgtattttttcaaatcatgaTAAATATGATATCAAATATGGTAggtattttaaacttaaaacaaagaacaacatttagtttttgttattaattttgtcattgaCAATTATTGTCACAGGCACACTTACAATTTCCTTTGAATCGAAATAATAAACACGGTTAAAATTTACACCAAGAACTATATTTacaacttataataatattagaacCTGTTATACAATCTATAAAATTCTCAACAAATATCAATGTATTGACTGACACTATAATTCACAAACAGCCCAACCCGGCTTTAGTAAATTACCTAGTACCATGTAAAAATGTATTCTAATACTTTAAGAGTTAAAATAAAGGAAAGACAACATGTTTTAATTGCATTGGATCACTCACTCGCAGTCTTTTCAAGAATAAAGAATGTAATTCATTAGTTTTATCGCTATGATTGGGATCTATGCTTTCTAAAACATCTTTTGTCAGCTTGTCGAGTTAGAATTTCTGATACAAATTTCCGGTGTGTAAATACTCGCAGTATGTCGGCTCTCGCTTCCTGGATACCTTCACATACTATTTTACTCCTTTGTATGTTACCCTGAAAATATGTAGCAATAAATATTGTGTTCCAGTAAAttgaatatgaaaatatattattatgtataatatgtatgtttacTTTGAGCAATTCCAAGAGAGGATGTTCGTGTGGCTGTAAGGCACTGAGAGCTCGCATTGGTGCTGATTCTAAACCTCGTAGTAGTACCGATAACTGTTCTCCCACGTCTGATTCCAATGATACCTATAAAGAAAACAATCTGAATAGTTATGGAGACAAAACCtctacaatataatattattaaaaacattataaaatttattaatactatttttttttattgcccttgtaggtagacgagcatacggcccacctgatagtgagtggttaccgtcgcccatggaattcagcaatgccaggggcagagccaagccgctaaacaatttattgttttataaaaaaaataattaattttttattacattataaattataagttcCTGTTAATGGCGTTTTCTACGATCCAAACCACTAAATGGTTAGGATATAAAGTAGAAAGCCTCACGCGTTACCTTTGACCTTTAACCCAGTTggagttactgaagcccataatcACCACAATGTGACTGCCCACTTTTAGACACGGTAGAAGTGTCGATTGCTAAACACACGAACGGCAAACTGGGAAGCATGTTGTGAAGCAAACAAGGCGAAATAAGGACATTGGTAAGGTACGCATTAGTGCTTGCTTACATTGTGTTATCATTATTAATTAAGGCGCCATCATGAGGTTAGGAATGATCAATCGAACGGATGACAGGAAGGTAGGGGTCGAGGATAGAAGATGCTCGAAGTCGAAATAATTACAGAAATCGTTAGGCTGTGAGCCTTGTTTTGGCATTGTTAGATATCGAATACATATCTCTTTAttaatagttaaaaataataaaattattgtattgtcatcagtccttcaTGTGTCTATTCATTTTCAAGTTAACCATATGTCTTTAACTTTGTAAAAATTCAATTGAATTATTTCCGATACATAGatatttcttcttctcagtcatTCCTCATTGTTGAGAATCACCCCTCTCTTCTCACTGTTTCTCTCCAGCTATTCCTATCTCTGGCTTCGTTGATCAGCATTTCTTGCTGCTCAGTCAACTGGTCAAATCATCGCTGTAGGCATCGACCTCTAGGCCTTTTTCCTTCCATTTTGTCGGTAACGACGAGCCTAGATAAACTTGTCAGGGTTTCTCTGTGCCACGTGCGCGAAATATTACAGGACCAGATCAAAACATACGGTTGACAGTCGTAAAGAAATACAAGTCAAGCTACTATAAACACGTTAAAAACTagaaacttagaacttatatctcaaggtgggtggcgcatttacattgtggatgtctatgggctccagtaaccacttaacaccaggtgggctgtgagctcgtccacccatctaagcataaaaaaaaactagtctgtccagaaataataatttttgtgaCAATTTATTGGTCTTACGAGATCGTCCATCTGTGCGGTGAGGTGGTGCAGCTTCCAGCCGTCCGCGGTGGCGAGCACGTGTCGTTGCGCGGCGATGGCGGTGATGTCACGCGGACGCGGCTCCCGACGTTTGACGTCACTGGGTCGCACGAAGTGCAGCGCCGTGCCGCGCCACCCGCACACGTAGCTAGAGCCCAGCTGCGGACCTGTACATACACCGATATTTTATAGGACTACAATGTACGATCACGGATGCCAAGAATTTTGAAGAATaggtttttaataattattatatttctgtATCTCTTTTAAACGTCACTGAATATAGCATGAAAGGGACCGTTAAGGGCGAGTACAAGAGctcattttgaatttttatttagcattgctttatctatactaatatataaatctacagtggtttttacggatgttccgttataactaccgaaccatgcatctgattgacttgaaacttggtatccatgtagaaaatacgtgtacttaatggataggctaataattatatgagtgttggactccctacaccagttgcgggggcgttaatgatgagaatctttgtggcggtgcgaaataataatgttaattttaaatgcccagcgaagcggacggttacagctagtagtaaataaaaattaaagatctGTTTCCGCACAAAGattgattatatattatagtaagaTTAGACTTAGCAGAAGTGAACAGGATTTCTGTATAACCGTGTTGGTCCCTAATTATTACACTGTAATAATACTGTCTCTATTCACGCAAATACTCACGTTTTGGTGTTTTTATAGTTATCTGAGGTGGCGACGATGGCTGCTCGTCATTCTGATAGTCACAATGTCTGACGTCATTAGTCAACCTgcgaatatagttttttttttcttagaattTTAGTATATTGTTTCAATTTctttcaaaaattctttcactgtttggaagctacactattcccgagtaacattGGCTATTatcttttttgaaataaattagagatccttactctaataatgtaacccaaggtgtaaaaaaaattacctaacatattctttacatcgcgtgccctccgaaaactattgatgataaaataaaataatatactacgactttgtagaacacattattatttacaaaaagtgtggcgacagcatatgtctaaccaTTGTAGTTATGCAAAAATAAgtgttgttttaatttaaaaaaataaaacaacgtcaaatatccttgaaatttttgttaaagacccgagcggagccggagcgggccgctagtattctaataaaaacaaatcttgTTCGAGACTACATGAGTACAAAGTATAGCTTACGTCTGTTTCCTTGGTTTCTTTCTAGGGGAGAGGTCACTATCTATAGGCGGGGGCTCTGGTTCGTCGTCCGGGTGTGGAGACGAGGAGGCCGAGATTGTGGTCGAGCCTGAACCTCCACCTCCAGCTGGCACGTCTTCCCAGCCTGTGCCAGTATTGTAAGCACTTGTCTGTACTATGCTTATAGGTTTTATTGGCGAACTGTAAACAATGATAAAAAGTCAGAACCCGATATtttatggtagttttccaattacagtactAGAGCGCATTATTGATTATctagcggggtggtggtacctacccgcgcggactctcaagaggtcctaccaccagttatgctctgtaattggaaaactacgtataaaaatgttaatcacGTAAATCGATGTATGTACCTCTCGAGATCCCTTTTTCTGAGTATCGAGGGCCTCGGTTGCGCTGTAATGGAAGTTGTAGAATTCGAGGACAAAAGGGCCGGAGACCGCCTGGTTTCTGGTAATGCCGATGAAGAGTTCACCTGGTTCACTGTTCGTAAACAAGATGTCGAGTAAATGTTTTTACATTTTAGTCGTATAATATCGTCTTTgcacattaaaagtgtacaatttccaaaaatattcgaaattgagttaatatgcggaatcatttggcatcaccagtatttttttttcataaatactgttaaaagagcgtaatttagttttagttttttttagtttagagtacctatattttgactactattaacaaaattaatacataattttatcttaagccgaatttacattacgaaattagtggcgtgaaattaatttcgtgacattagttttactaacagtttcacgtgtaatttaatactttcgtaatgcatgcattaatttcatgcatggaaattagtttcgtgccctgcgcgattttttggtgaaattaatgtcatgcaactaatttcatagtgtaaacgcgacgttactttaaaagacatataatgtaactggtaaagaCTAAAAACTAATTGTTgcaagttttgagattatacagttttggtgcgagaagacgatatcttttttttttatgtcagtATAAAAATCATTTTGTCTCGTGTCTGTATATACCTGACGGATGTGTGTGGGATTGCGCGTAAGGTGTGAGCGGCCGATGTACGTGCGCAGTGAGCGCGTGTGCGAGTCCGCCCATAGGAGCGCTGGCCACGTTCGCAGCTAGCGAGAGGCCCGTGAGGCCGCCGTGTCCTAGTCCCGTAGACGCGGTTGCCACGTGACCCAGTCCCGCGGAAGCCGCGTGACTCAATCCAGCCGAAGCGGGAGCACTGCCACCGTGTCCTAAGCCCGTCGAAGTGACGCCGGCGTGACCGAGTCCCGCAGAATTAGTCGTAAGACCGAGTCCGGTAGAGGGGATAGTAGCGGCAACTGGCGGGTGCGTGAGGTTGGCGGCGGGCGCGGGGGAGTGCGCGGGGTGAGGGGCGCGAGGCACTTCGTAGTACAGCTGTGTGGGCGCACTGTTACCCACTACACCGCGAACGCCTACACTCGCCACACCTACCACcttcaacaaaaataatttgcaatttccattacatctatactaatatataaatctacagtggttcttacggatgttccgttataactactgaaccgtgcatccgattgacttgaaacttggtatccatgtagaaaatacatgtacttaatggataggctaatatttatatgagtgttgaactccatacaccagttgcgggggcgttaatgatgagaatctttgtgggggtgagaaataataatgttaattttaaatgcccagcaaagcggacgggtacagctagttacgGGTAGACTAATGTCAATACTTGTGTCTGTTATTTGGTTTGTCCTAGATATAGTAAAGTttacaatattataaagctgctttagaaaaaataaaacaactaaaaAGCATTCAATGTTGCAGATAATGCCTATGGCGGATTTAAGCGTCTCATAACCTTCGATACTTTCTTTAAAACATTTTCCCATTTTCAACACTGTGATATTTTTCATTTGCTTAATGTCTAACTCCCATCTAGCATgttttaaatgttataaaattatctCATCATAAGACTCTGTAGGGCTGTATACAATAATCAAGCATGTACTTTTTATACAGAATGGTGGGCACACTTGGGTATTCAACAGCATATAATGCTAGTTGAAGATggagtttattatttatctatcatCACTGAAGCGCTCATTAATGATGGTAGGATGTTTTGTTTTCTGAACCAACATGGGTTAACAGCATCCTACGTATTTTTACCATTAAGAAGTTGCGAATTCCAGTTTGAGGAGTGGGCAGTCATGTAATGTAATACAGAACAATTACTGGCTCATTTAATAATCCAGTGAAAtgaaaacaacaacaataacattTCTGAACCACATACAAGGTTTAGCTTACCAACATGATATAATGGACTTTCTTTCTGAATTTTCTTATGATTAAAAAACTCACTTTTGCTGGTTGGTAATTTCGCTGCAGCAGTGGTAGAGGTCGAGGTGGCGGTCCTGCAGAAGTAGGGGAAGCTGTTGGCAGCCTAGGACTTAGTCCACGAACTGTGCTTGATATTACACCACTTGCTGTAACATTATggtcaatattaattaataaattattgtaataaatttatatcaaaCAAATAgctttattattgtaattattggtGTCTTTGACTAAAACTTACAATTGAGTGTTGAAGTGGTTGGTATTGTGAGTATTGTGGATAGAGAAGCAGGAGCAGGAGTTGATGGTCTTGTTGCATACACCAATGCACTGCGGGCAGTGCGATTGGTGTTTGACCATGTGCTGCCCGAATTCACTGCACATAAACATTAATGTTACTGTTTCATTTAAGAAAATTCTTAAtggttttcatatttttaatgaaacatcttttaattaattctGTTGTATCAGACAttatatttggaaaaaatagTAAGATTTAACATACCTAATCCGGAAGATTGAGAGACAGGCGGTGCCACAGGTCTCACTGCAAGGGATGCTCCAGCAGCGAGTCCGCGTGGCACATGACTTGTTGTACTCACAGTTTTGGTCACAAGAACCCCTCCTGAATTACTCACACTTGACAATTGAACAGCTGAGAACAGAAGTTTTCATGGTTTAGTATTTTTGGTTTGTTTAAGAATATTCTAGATTTTGGAAATACTACAAGAATATTTCACATTTTTACCTGGTCTTGTATTATGATGGGTTGATGGTGGTATAACTCTGACTGTAGGAGGTAATGTCCTCACTGATGAGTTTACCACTACATTTCCGGCACCTGTGACAAGCTGTCCTACATTCAGTACCTGGGCACCACTCACTGATGATGCAACATTGGTTTGTATGGTATTCTGCACACTGGCGTTGTTAGATGTTGATGCAGGAGCTGACAACTGAGTTCCTTGACTTATGATCTGTGTAGCAGGACTTATAATTTGACCGCTTGGTGTGATCAGTTGTGATTGGGATATAATTTGTGAGTTTTGTCCTAATATTTGGGACCCTTGGCTGACAATCTGAGTTCCCTGCAATATTGGTGATCCGCTTAATATCATGTGAGGCTGAAAGTTTTAAACAATGTACTGTCTGctcaaaaaaacttttttttttgtttcacagAGAGCTGAGAAACCCACCACCCATCAGGTAGGAACACATTCTGCTTAAACGAGTAACATAACCTGCACTCCCATATAATTAACTTCCAATCATATTGGTATTAAATTGAATAGCAGCAATATTATGTCTACCAGCTAAAGTAGCTATATTGGTACTTGGTGCAGGCTGTgagtgtaaataaatataagtttttaatgagATTTGTAATTTGCAGTAGATAAAACATGGCATGCAGGCTTACGGCATGCTTTATGGTAAAAgtaatatatacatttaaaaacatcatttaaagttaaatgatgattgaaataataaagtataaaattaaaatatattttcgtgcTGCAGTAAAATGTGTTTTCACTTAATCACTTTCACTTAATAATGTGTGAACATAAATAGTTACAAGATAATATTTTCCTAAGATGATTCCACTTTATTCTTTGCTCTGTTTCTTACAATTATCTTTCcaattaatataatactaataCAATTTCTTTTAGCATTTCtcagaaataattttatgtatgcattggctaattttagtttcACACATAACAAATACTGATAagaatgctgttttttttaaattatgtaattcTTTCTTTGGTTTGCTACCGATCTTCTAATTGTCTGTAGTTGGCCAAGTTttgcattatataaaaaaatgacaagACTAAATCTAgacaacttaaaaatataactacAAAACTGTATACACGAGAGAGAGCAAGGATTTATGACAGATTGATAAACtgataattgaaatttatagcATAATTGTATTACGGTCAAAAATGCGGTCAAGTTGAGTCCGCCTTTAACACTGAATGGCGTATTACTGACAGGATACTATAGTTCTAAATATGAAGAGACGATTTATTTTTTGCAAGTTGTAGAATGGATTCCAtacagttattttttaatttcctaCCCACAAAAgccattacatttaaaacattataaactggaaataaaatcgttttaaatTTTTCCGGTTGATTTTGGAGTCACTGAAAATACATCCACATTGAAGGTGTGTATAGCTTGGGAATTTAATGTAGGAgttatttatgaaattttatttcttataatgTTATACATTTACCTGGGAGACAACATTCGGCGCAATAATCTGCGCCAAGCCAGGTCGCATCACTGTCGAACTAGCGTTGGAGTGACCCAGTATGGGGTTAGAACCCGAAGTTTTGGTTTGTCCACTTATTAAATGCGCCATTTTAACCTCATTATTAGTTACATTTTTAACTATAGTGATTTTTTGAGGCGCCAAATCTATTGGGTACATCTTGCCAGTTGTAACAGATCTATCACTTTCCATATTACCACTCATTTTGAATGGGCTGACTTTAATTAGAATCGCTTTTTAAAGGTATTTAGTACCGCATGCCACTTGATTtcataactttatttattaataaagttaaaatcTTGTTAACTAAACAAAAACTGAGAATTTGTTTGACCAATTTCTACAAATTTTGACAATAGCACAAAGTAGTAAGTagcatattttttctttgttttgtcTACTCAATTGGTACAGGCAAACGAAACAAAGTTGATAGTCTTTTGCAATGTTTGTACGATTGAATTTTTTACACcataactgaaaaaaatatataaagagattgtagtttattaaataatggaaatttataaaaaagtcTTAGACAGACTTTTCAATGATAACATATATACATTtctttctgaaaaaaaaaaacctttgataGAAGTGACACATACCTTCACAAGAACCTAACTTTCTCTCGCATGACGATACCCATTTAAGAAAtaacgacagaaataagcaaagATGGTGGTGTCTACCATGCGGGTTCACAATATCCTAGCACAAGTTTTtggatttaattaaaacgatgaAAGCCTTCGTGAACAAGCGTTAGTAtgttttctttagaaaaattggtgagGCTTTATACGTGTACACCCAGCATTTTTAGACTTTGTAAAAAGTCGAGAAACCATGACTAGgcctttttctctctctctccctctctctcgcTTGTGCACTTTCGTAATACTTTGCTGCTACGAAGCCACATTTATAGAAAGCTATTTGGCTTTAAGCCAGAAAAACACAAATTAaccaaatatattaataatttattaaatgtatcCATCGAGTCGCCGCCAAAAAGCTCTCAAGACAATGACAAGCATGACAAAACTACTGTCTACGATACGAACGGTGCACGGGTTGTCTTTGGTACGCGATGGCGGAGCATATTGACTGTAGTGATTTTATGGaagaaaatatacaaaaatttaataatgaaaggCGGAGTAGCAAACAATGGGTCAAACTTAACGTTGGTGGAACGTATTTTTTAACTACAAAAACAACTCTATGTAGGGATCCTAATTCATTTTTGTATCGATTAGTTCAAGAGGATAGTGACTTGATATCAGACAGGGTTTGTTCGATTTCATATTGTCTTTTTGTATGCTAATTAAGGTTCCCTTTTATGTTTGTTAATATATTCTTAACATTGTTTCAGGATGAGACTGGCGCTTATTTAATAGATAGAGACCCGACATATTTTTCACCTGTCCTCAATTATCTTCGCCACGGTAAATTGGTGATTAACAATGATATTGCTGAAGAAGGGGTTCTCGAAGAAGCAGAATTCTACAACATTACGGAACTTATAAGATTAGTTAAAGAGAGAATATGTCTCAGAGAGAGAAGACCTTTGAAAGATTCCAAGAAACATGTATACAGAGTTCTGCAGTTTCATGAAGAGGAGCTGACACAGATGGTTTCCACAATGTCAGATGGTTGGAAATTTGAACAACTAATCAATATTGGTTCACAGTATAACTATGGCAATGATGAACATGCAGAGTTCCTTTGTGTGGTTAGTCGTGAATGTGGTAGTACACTCAACAGTAATGACATTGAGTCAACAGATCGTGCAAAAGTGTTGCAGCAAAAAGGCTCACGAATGTGAGCTCTGattttacttttgtttatttttttgtgatcaTAACTCTGTGTGATGTGTACATATTGTGAAAAGAATAAACAGTCTTAAATAATTATTGGTATTGTAACAAAAGGATCTTACAAGATTAAGGTTGATAATGCAATAATTTAATAGTTAGTAAGTAACTTGTGTTGTCTGAATTTTATGGTAGGAAATACTCAATTGCATAAATTTAGGAAATAGGgagtaaaatgtatttttgagtCTATAGTTTATTAGTGTATTTAGCAACAGGTTGTACCAGGCAATTAAAGTGACCCATTGGTCCTATATGTCCATACAAAAGTGTGTGCTATTCTCTAGTTTATTATGAAAGGAGAGCgaattgtattgtaattgtgAGTGAATTGTGAATGAAATTCTGAGACTAATAATGTTCTTTGTACATTTTCTGTTTCATTGTTTTGTAATTACTATAAAATAACAATCTGTACCTTAACAATTCCAGATATGCTCACATACCAAACGTAATGGAAACAACATTAAAATGCATTTGTTCTATTAAAAAcgtaattaagtaaaaaaattgtttgtgtttatGCCTTTATTTCAGTGAATAAGTAAACAATTGACTGAAAACGTAATATGATTTGACACGCCTTCACATATTAGTCTTTTAAAGTTAAGTTCATAACTAcacaatatataaatctataacactatgttttaaaaaaataaacattagcactatttaaaacttaattatataatttattataaaattttgcatttaaaCTGCATTAAATATAAGTTAACAAGACAACCTGTTAgatattttataacattattattattatcaaaatacaGAAAAGTCACACTCTTAAGGCAATCAGGGGTTTATTGTTGTGTAGTTAGCATTTTATGGTATAAATAtaccatttgttttatttctcacAGTCTGACCTAGCACCAGTCTGCCATATATGTAAAATCTTCAAACATTTTATGATCTGTGGATGACAGTGGTCTCGGTTCCTTAGGCGGTGTAAGCACAGCTGCTTCAGAGGTAAACTCACTGTCAAAATTGCTAACATCTTCCAAGTGTTTTATTGTTGGCACAAATGGTGGTTTCACTTTACGCAATAACAATTGCTCCCAATCAACATTGCGGAAGAAAGCCTGCTTCTTCACATCTTCAGCATCTCTTTCAGAAGAACCCAATCGTCTTTCTGGGTTTTTCCTTAACAAACGACGCATCAATGCAATAGCTTCTAAAGATAAAGTTCTGGGGTAACGCACTTCATCATTAACGATTGAATCAAAGACTTCACCTTCGTCTTCACCTGGGAATGGCGATTCTCCCACTAACATTTCAAAAATCAATACCCCTAGGCCCCACCAATCAACAGCACGAGTGTAAGATGTTTCTGTCAATACTTCAGGAGCCAAAAATTCAGGTGTTCCACAGAAGGTTCCAGTTCGATCGCCCCATCCCATTCCTTCTTTACAAAGGCCAAAATCAGCAATCTTTACATAACCCTCAGtatctaataataaattgtCTAATTTTAAATCTCTATATATGATATTATTTTCATGTAAATACTGCAGACCTAACACTACACAGGCTGCATAAAATACTGCCCTCGGTTCAGTGAACACATCAGCATGAATGTGCATCATGAGATCACCTCCAGCTGCATATTCCATAACAAAGCAGACATGTTGTTCTGTTTGGAAACAAGCAAAAAGATTGACCAAAAATGGATGTCTAATTGCATTAGCTACTTCAAATATTCTTTTTTCAGATAACAAAGAATCAACCTCATCTCTTGCTATTATATCACCTTTCTTTAAAGCTTTAATTGCAAAATATTCATTAGTAGGTTTGTACTGTGATAAGATAACTTTTCCAAAATGTCCTCTTCCAAGGACACTCAACAGCCTGAAACTGTCCATAGACATTTCGCCAGATTGCCTTCTGGAATCTTGTTCTTTTCCTATTGTTTCTATTACTGATGATGATCTTGAGGATGACAAACGGATGTTACTTGTTACTTCAACAATCTGGTCTTCATTACTTGGGTATTCAAGCACCAGCTTGGGAGAGGGAGATGGAGGATACTCAACCAAAGGAGTATCACATGATGGAGTTTGTGGTTCCTTTGAAACATAATGGTCTCTGGTGTAAGAATCTTCTAAAAATGCAAAGGCTTCTTGGAGCTCCTTTTCCATTCTGAGTGTAGAGACATTAGGAGGAGGTTGAAGAGGCAAAGTAGGTTTTGGGGGTGGCACTGATGGAAGTTGTGGAGTTGGTGTTGAAGGTAATCCTAAGGGCCTTACTCCAGCCATACCCCCAAGTGTAACATTAGGATTTTCAATTTCTCTATTATCAAACGTGGCAGATTCGAAACTGTGTTGTTGTGATGTAGTTATATGagcattttgaatattttgaatGGATGGAGAAGATCTCTTGAGTAACCTTCCTAAAACAACAGCAGGAATATGCATATCGCCATAAGATGGTCTTGGAATATTTTTTCCTTGTTGTTTGAAAATTTTTCTCTGGCGTTGAAGTTTAGGTTTACGAGATATAATAGGATTAAGAAACTTTATTTCAGCAAAAAGAAGTCCCTGTGGTTCAAGTTCTAGAGCCATTCCATGGCGTATATCATCAATAAATTCTTCTAATCTCAAAAACTTGATAGCACATAAACCACGCCAGTCTTTCCAATGTATTCCAATTTCCAACTCTCTTGACTTGTCTAATTTGATAGTGAATCtgaaaattttcataatattcaTAAGTGCTAAAACAATGTATTAGCTATCATCAACAAAACTTGAAATATAAGGATTTTTTCATGTACTGATTTATCATCTTGCAGATTTTCTTAAAAACATATCAAAGTTTTTGGATAATTTTTTGAAACAtcataatacaaaaaaagattTGTTGGTAGGGAAcgcaaaaataatgaaattctattttaactgTTAACATTTATGATTTCATAGAAATTTTAGTCATAGCACAAATATGCCTAAGTATTGCTCTTGATAAGATAATGAGTAATAGCAAAGCACCCAAAAGATTATAATTCAAGGTAGCAAGTTTGAaagataaatgtaattaaaggtTATATAATAAGTATGCAAgtgaaatacaaaataagaaCATTTAGGAAGAGCATAATTACATTATATAtagaataatttt
The Bombyx mori chromosome 17, ASM3026992v2 DNA segment above includes these coding regions:
- the LOC101742908 gene encoding serine/threonine-protein kinase N, with translation MADPGYYHSDYIRHPVLHELGVKYGIKTECIPEIALPSKLEELKDVIRREIRKELKIKEGAEKLREVATDRRSLSDVANIVKKANIKLNELKSDLQELESQLLLSRGQSTPTSPEDLSYDEEIILASEAAQQQRQLGEATTDRKLASLEKQLNIELKVKQGAENMIQSISNSNQSRDKKLLAEAHQMLADSKVKIEYLKLRISKLTKQQKGDTAGANGDGRNSDMSGVDALLDERIAELRNRLRIEAAVVEGSKNAIRLLQSDKKLTDKKALQEAQTQLLESTQKLDLLRRSLDMRRQELPAESAAFVELGHELRSTASSPGYVSLSGGSGSRTQFLSPAPLISPCVQVTGTLEVRLMGCQDLLDDVPGRSRRDPLASPSDLKSFVKGVTIRNSMKYTYSIKEDTSNEIMAVLKLDNHNVAQTSWRPCSQQAWDQRFTIKLDKSRELEIGIHWKDWRGLCAIKFLRLEEFIDDIRHGMALELEPQGLLFAEIKFLNPIISRKPKLQRQRKIFKQQGKNIPRPSYGDMHIPAVVLGRLLKRSSPSIQNIQNAHITTSQQHSFESATFDNREIENPNVTLGGMAGVRPLGLPSTPTPQLPSVPPPKPTLPLQPPPNVSTLRMEKELQEAFAFLEDSYTRDHYVSKEPQTPSCDTPLVEYPPSPSPKLVLEYPSNEDQIVEVTSNIRLSSSRSSSVIETIGKEQDSRRQSGEMSMDSFRLLSVLGRGHFGKVILSQYKPTNEYFAIKALKKGDIIARDEVDSLLSEKRIFEVANAIRHPFLVNLFACFQTEQHVCFVMEYAAGGDLMMHIHADVFTEPRAVFYAACVVLGLQYLHENNIIYRDLKLDNLLLDTEGYVKIADFGLCKEGMGWGDRTGTFCGTPEFLAPEVLTETSYTRAVDWWGLGVLIFEMLVGESPFPGEDEGEVFDSIVNDEVRYPRTLSLEAIALMRRLLRKNPERRLGSSERDAEDVKKQAFFRNVDWEQLLLRKVKPPFVPTIKHLEDVSNFDSEFTSEAAVLTPPKEPRPLSSTDHKMFEDFTYMADWC